A region of the Leptolyngbyaceae cyanobacterium genome:
TCGCGACCATAAACCTTTTCCACATTATTTCACGCATTGCCAAACCAAAACGGCTCTAAAACTAGCTCCAACCACTTTCTCTGCTTTTCAGTAATTTAGGCAGCACCCCATCCAGGCAATTTAATTGTTACATTTTAAAATTTCTGGGAACCTGTATTTAGAGAGCCGACTTTTCCATCTATAGCGATCCTATTTAAGTAATCAACCCCACCCTAGCCCTCCCCTTACCAAGGGGAGGGTTGGGAGGGGTTAAGTTGTTTGCAATTCATTTAGGATCGCTATATCTATAACGTACATCTACCTTTCTACCCAATGGAGGGGCAATCGATTTTAGATTGAAAAATAAAATAATTGACCCCAATCATCAATCTGGGACTTTGAATCGGAAAAATGTTTCCATCTCTACGACTCTCTCATCAAAAGACGATTTTTGGCTTTGGCCAACCAAAACAAAAAATCGCCTTTGTTATTTTGTTTTCTTCATTTGACCTGACCACCTTTAACCCACGCTGGTAATATTAGCTCCCACTTCTCGATCGTGACAAGTAATTCAAGAGCGCTGTCCGCTCTTTTTAGTTCCTCCTGCCATCATTACCCCCCAAGAATCGCCTTGACAAAAAATCGTAGAAACATAAAGCGGTAACTAGTATTTGCAGAGAATCACCATTGACAAACAATGACTGCTTTTTAATAGTGCAGGGTGACGACAATAACTCACCAATAAAAAAAGCTTAAACATCTGACGATTACAAGCAATATTCTTTCTATCTTCTGCATAACAGTTTTCTTGCACTAGCTACCGCTCTATGCCCTACGGCTCTTCAAAAATTGCCCCCCTTTCCATCAGGCTGACTTTGATTTCTTCCGTTATTCCGACATTTTTTCCAAATCTTGCTTCCATTACTTTTGCACCGCCGAGATTGGTATTGCTAAAATTTGCTTCCCGTAAATCAGCATTGCTCAGATTCGCACCACTCAAATTAGCAAGAGCTAAACTGGCTTTATGTAAATCAGTATTACTTAAATTAGCATTACCCAGATCCGCTCCGCTCAAGTCTGCACCTCCCAAATTAGCACCGCTTAAGTTTGCATCGGTTAATTCTGCATCGCACAATTGAACACCTCGCAGGTTAGTACGGCAAAGATTAGCATTACTTAAATCGATTTCGTCTAAAGTTGTACCCCGTAAGTTACCTCCGGCAAAATCTGTCAAAGGATTGAATTCTGCCATTTTTGCTAATTCCAGCAAATCATGGATTGGAGATGTAGTAATTTTTTGAATTAGATTTGGTAAATCTAGCGCTGCTAAAGAAAGATTTCCTACTGCCTCTTTTTCCCGATTGATAGGCCCACACTCATAACATAACTGCACCCGGCTCAAGGCAGATTTTAGTTTAGCTTCCCAAAGAAATAATGCTAATTTTCTTTCTAAAACAGCGTGCTGATTTGGATGAATATCATGTCGCCACAAACCTTCTGCATCTGTCACGGATAAATCCGCCGATTTAATGGCAAAGCTAGCCTGTATCCGAGAAGGTTTACCCGTAACTGTTACGGTTCCTAATTTCTTAGACTTTAGCGATCCTTTCAAAACAGATTCACCAGTTTTTACTTGAAAAATCCAAACATGATTTGATTGGGAATCCGCACGGAAAATTTGACAATAACTTGACTGTAAATTATTTGTTTCTTGAATTATTTTTTCTCCATTGATATTTTCAGTATTACTACTTTTTTCATCTACCTTTCTGTCTTCTATAGCTAACGCCCACGAACCGCTGAGTTCTTCCGACGCCAACGTAATTTCCCCATTCTCTAGATTTAGCCTGAGTTCACCGCCTTTCAGACCTAATTTGACGCGGCCATTTAGTAACGGTTCCCAATGTTCGTAGAAGTTAATTGTCAAGTAAAGATCGAACTGCTGAGCGTCATCTGCCCCTGACTGCACGAGAATTGCTTCTAATTGGAGCGAAACACAGTCCGGATATTTGTTCAGAGACTCTATAGTAACCTTGGTAGATATAGATTCTTGCATTGCCAACCTACTAAAATAAGCTATTTCAAGGGTTGTCAATTTATTACGCTATCACGGCACTGCAATGGCAAATGTCTTTTGATGACAAATTTTTTTTAACTTGAAAAATCTTATTGATTCACATGGTTGAATTTGTAGTGATTAATAATATATATATGTTATAATTGATTAAATATATAATTTATATTAACTTAAAATTTCCTTGAAAAACACTAATTAAATTTGCATTTTAATTAACTGTAATTTTATTTGTGACTAATTTACCCTCGATAAGGGGCAATTTTTACTTGTTCTCCTGCTTTCGACCTTTTTCTTAAATTTAAAAGGCGTTCCGTTTTCATAAGGAACGCCCTGTCTGCCATTCATAAGTCATTGACGATTCTTAAATATCTTGCTGAGGGATTTGATTTCAGCGAGAAAACGAGAAAGCAAAAATTACAAATTTTAGGTGTTATTTAGCGGTACTAACTGAGAGAAGCATTACTGCGATCGTAACTTGCTCTGAGGCTGGGATCGATCTTGCCAGAAACATTACTCACATCATCCAAACCAACTTCCGCAGCAGTGCGTCCCAGCATAGATTGCTGGCGATTCTTAACAACATGGTGATGACGCATCATGAGAGCGCGGGCTTGTTCGTTAGCAGACATAGTTGTTTCTCCGTTTTTTATAGCTGAGTTTACCTTCATTAATTAAGATATCAGAAAATTCTGTAGCTAAAACTACAAAATGATTTTTTTAACAAAAATTTACATTGCTCTCGATCGCCCTCCAACTCGATAAAAGCAGTTCTAGAAAGGGATTCCGTATTTTCTGTCGAACGCAGTACAATACGAAAAAGTAAAAACTAAATTCCAAATTATTCAGCCACAGCAGTCAAAACCTGCCTACTAAAAAAAATGCCTACACCTTGTCATATCCTTGTCGAAGGCAATCCGGTAATCGTCTACGCAAGCAGGAATGGTTCGCCTCAAAAAATCATGCACATTCTCGAACCATTTCTGGAAAAGTTCTGGCAAGAGAGAGAAACTTGTGGAGAATACTGCGATACGCCTGATTGCTTAGTTGCTCAGATTGTAGTCAGGTTCGGCTATGAAATTTGCGAAGACGATTTTTCTAATTTAAAAGTCAGCGTTACCTATGACGCAAATGTAGAGTACATCTACTCAATTGGATTGGATCGGACTGTCACTGTTTGGGTTCCAGAAGCTGA
Encoded here:
- a CDS encoding pentapeptide repeat-containing protein translates to MQESISTKVTIESLNKYPDCVSLQLEAILVQSGADDAQQFDLYLTINFYEHWEPLLNGRVKLGLKGGELRLNLENGEITLASEELSGSWALAIEDRKVDEKSSNTENINGEKIIQETNNLQSSYCQIFRADSQSNHVWIFQVKTGESVLKGSLKSKKLGTVTVTGKPSRIQASFAIKSADLSVTDAEGLWRHDIHPNQHAVLERKLALFLWEAKLKSALSRVQLCYECGPINREKEAVGNLSLAALDLPNLIQKITTSPIHDLLELAKMAEFNPLTDFAGGNLRGTTLDEIDLSNANLCRTNLRGVQLCDAELTDANLSGANLGGADLSGADLGNANLSNTDLHKASLALANLSGANLSNADLREANFSNTNLGGAKVMEARFGKNVGITEEIKVSLMERGAIFEEP
- a CDS encoding histidine kinase, coding for MPTPCHILVEGNPVIVYASRNGSPQKIMHILEPFLEKFWQERETCGEYCDTPDCLVAQIVVRFGYEICEDDFSNLKVSVTYDANVEYIYSIGLDRTVTVWVPEAEYKNNPTLGLKACRQLTVTQVS